In Desulfotignum phosphitoxidans DSM 13687, a single window of DNA contains:
- a CDS encoding ShlB/FhaC/HecB family hemolysin secretion/activation protein: MLKKIMLKKKLSFAVAFVLLWSQSAFAADLILPGAGGQIQQIPPAPMQRRATPEIQVEQGRAQLIPDSDKVKILVNSLHVTGQTLYSESELLAATGFVPGSELTLFELRTMASMIADHYHADGYFVAQAYLPPQEIKDNSVTIAVLEGQYGSVTLNNQTNLSDRLANSLLDAPEQGTVIAIAPLENRLLLLSDVPGVKVKSTLTPGAAVGTSDLNVDLTPGRRVTGNIEADNAGYYYTGRYRIGGSVNLNNPLGLGDVLGVRALTSGSGMTYGRAFYQLQLGKATAGVAYAAMDYEMGEEFEYLDLHGTAQIASIYGNYPLIRSRTTNLYALAEYDYKIFRDKMGSTLLSDTDVQVGMVGLAGNHRDRFAGGGLTTYSLIASIGDVDINTPEARAVDDVTAQTNGSFQKLRYSVARLHNVTDRIGIYAGINGQFASQNLDVSEKMSLGGPYAVRAYPVGEGYSDEAYVATLEGRLLLPTIWQSMPGQMHLIGFADTGTGTINKDPWTAEDNHRTLSGAGIGLTWADYDNFSLSVSYAHRLGNEAATAAPDDSGQFWFQIVKYF; this comes from the coding sequence ATGTTGAAAAAAATTATGTTGAAAAAAAAGTTATCATTTGCCGTTGCCTTCGTGTTGTTATGGAGCCAAAGCGCCTTTGCTGCCGACCTGATTCTGCCCGGCGCGGGCGGCCAGATCCAGCAGATTCCGCCCGCGCCCATGCAGCGGAGAGCAACTCCCGAAATCCAGGTCGAGCAGGGCCGTGCGCAGCTCATCCCGGATTCGGATAAAGTCAAAATTCTGGTCAATTCGCTGCATGTGACCGGCCAGACGCTCTACTCTGAAAGCGAACTGTTGGCTGCCACGGGGTTTGTTCCAGGTAGCGAACTGACGCTCTTCGAGCTGCGCACCATGGCCTCTATGATTGCCGATCATTACCACGCGGATGGCTATTTCGTGGCCCAGGCCTATCTGCCGCCCCAGGAGATCAAGGACAACTCGGTGACCATTGCCGTGCTCGAGGGCCAATACGGCAGCGTCACCCTGAACAACCAGACGAACCTCTCCGATAGACTGGCCAATAGCCTGCTCGACGCCCCGGAACAAGGGACCGTGATTGCCATCGCCCCGCTTGAGAACCGGCTTCTGCTGCTCTCCGACGTTCCCGGTGTGAAGGTGAAATCCACACTGACTCCGGGCGCTGCAGTGGGTACCTCCGACCTGAACGTTGACCTGACTCCGGGACGGCGCGTGACCGGGAACATCGAGGCTGACAACGCCGGCTACTACTACACCGGCAGGTACCGGATAGGGGGGTCGGTGAACCTCAACAACCCGCTGGGCCTTGGAGATGTCTTGGGCGTGCGGGCGCTGACCTCCGGTTCCGGGATGACTTATGGCCGCGCCTTCTACCAGTTACAGCTGGGCAAGGCGACGGCTGGGGTCGCCTATGCCGCCATGGATTATGAGATGGGCGAGGAGTTTGAATACCTTGATCTCCACGGCACAGCCCAGATTGCCAGCATCTACGGCAACTATCCGCTGATTCGTTCACGCACCACCAATCTTTACGCCCTGGCTGAATATGATTACAAGATTTTCCGGGATAAAATGGGCTCCACCCTGCTTAGCGATACGGATGTCCAAGTCGGGATGGTGGGGCTTGCCGGCAACCACCGGGACCGTTTCGCTGGTGGCGGATTGACCACCTATTCACTTATCGCGAGTATTGGTGATGTTGATATCAACACCCCTGAGGCGCGGGCCGTGGATGATGTGACGGCGCAAACCAACGGGAGCTTCCAGAAGCTGAGATACTCTGTTGCACGGCTGCATAACGTCACCGACAGGATCGGAATTTACGCCGGTATCAACGGCCAGTTCGCCTCACAGAACCTGGATGTATCAGAGAAGATGTCGCTGGGCGGCCCCTATGCGGTGCGCGCCTATCCCGTAGGCGAAGGGTATTCGGATGAGGCATATGTGGCGACCCTGGAGGGGAGGCTGCTGCTGCCGACCATTTGGCAGAGCATGCCTGGGCAGATGCATCTGATCGGCTTTGCCGATACCGGCACCGGGACCATCAACAAAGACCCCTGGACGGCTGAAGATAACCACAGAACTCTGAGCGGTGCGGGAATCGGGTTAACCTGGGCGGACTATGACAACTTTAGCTTGAGTGTCTCTTACGCCCACAGGCTGGGTAATGAGGCAGCGACTGCAGCCCCTGACGACTCGGGTCAATTCTGGTTCCAGATTGTGAAATATTTTTGA